The genomic interval CTTGCTGTTGACCGAGAGTTTGAATCTGCTCATTCAAGGCATCGAGGCGTTGCGCTAAGTGTTTGAGATGCTCTTCGATGTCGGGTTGCACGGTTTGTGAGGCACGCGCTAAGCGATTCTTCTCTGCCACTTGGATTTCGACCAATTGCTGACGGCGGTGCATCAGGTCACTGAGTTGTTGTGCGATTGGGGCAACGACGGCTTGCGGTTGCAGGTTCACACTTTGAGCAAAGCGAGCAATGACTTCGGCATCAATTCTGTCGGTCTTCGCTTTGCCTAAAGCAATGGCGAATCCCTTGACTTTTCGAGGGTTGACGACGGCAACAGCAATCGTAGCGTTGTGCAATCCCACAACAACGGTTCGTTCCAATCCACCCGTCGATTCGAGCACCACTAAGTGCACTGACATTTCTTGAAGTTGTTCAATCAGGCTTTGCACTCCTGCCTCGCTGTTGGGCAACTGTAAGCTCAACCCCTGCGGCAGGATGTACACATCCAGTGTCTCTTTACTGACATCAATCCCAACCCATATCTTTTCAGGTGTCATCGTTTATGCTGAGGTAAGGTTTTGTTGTCCCTTTGACCACTCGTCCTTGCGAATGCGAGATCTCACTCTCCGGCGATCGTTCGAGTTTGCGTCTTAGGGCAAGTGGCGTGGCTCCGAGCGCTACCAATCGGTGTCAAGCACCAGGGGCAATCTGGCTTGCCACGCCTTCTTTAACTTACAGGCACCCACGCTACGCAACGATGTTTCTTTCACCTTAGGGGCGTCGGGTTACCTTCCCTCAACATACAAGGGGCGTTTGGCCAAACGCCCTTACAGGATATTGATGGCCACGAAGACTATCTAATTTGGTATTACCTTAAACTGCCAGCGAATCATCCTGTGCAAAACGATTGCCACTTTTTGAGCTGTTATAGCAGGTGATAGGTGTCAGGTGTCAGGGA from Kovacikia minuta CCNUW1 carries:
- a CDS encoding IS110 family RNA-guided transposase; the protein is MTPEKIWVGIDVSKETLDVYILPQGLSLQLPNSEAGVQSLIEQLQEMSVHLVVLESTGGLERTVVVGLHNATIAVAVVNPRKVKGFAIALGKAKTDRIDAEVIARFAQSVNLQPQAVVAPIAQQLSDLMHRRQQLVEIQVAEKNRLARASQTVQPDIEEHLKHLAQRLDALNEQIQTLGQQQADWQRKDQILQSVKGIGPLTAALCLVELPELGKLNEKQIARLVGVAPLNQDSGKHKGKRRISGGRTRVRCGLYMAVLVATRHNPVIRDFYQRLLSKGKPKPVALVACIRKLLVILNAMIRDNTLWQTPA